The window GGCAGGGAAGAAGGCCTCGATGGCCAGCCCCGAGACGGTGACGTCCAACGGGGTGCCGAACAGAGTGGTGGTGCTGAGGAAGGACAGCACCCGGTCGTGGTGGCGGTACTGCAGCGGGATGACGACGCTCGAGACAGCGTCGCCGATCGGGGCCGCGTGGCCGTCGCCGCCGGGATAGCCGCGAAGCTCCTCGTGCAGCGCGTACAGGGCAGGGTCGTTGGTTGTCACGGCCTGGCGGTGTAGCCGGTCGAGCAGGTGGGCGCGCCACTCGGACAGGTTGAGGATTCGCGGGGCCATGCCGTCGGGATGCAGGCTGAGTCGCAGTACGTTGATCGGCGGGGCCAGGAGGCGGGGCTCGGCGCCGGCTGTGAACAGGGCGACGGCAGGGTTGGCTTCGACGAGGTGCCAGTGCCGGTCGACGAGCGCCGCGGGATACGGGCTGTGCCCGTCGAGGATCTGCCGTACGGCGGCGCGTACCGGAGCCAGTTCCGGGTCGCCCAGCTCGTGGCTGGGATAGGCGGGCGCGTGGCCGCCGGCGAGCAGCATCGTGTTGCGCTCCGCCAGCGGTACGTCCAACTGCTCCGCCAGCCGCAGGATCAGTTCCGGGCTCGGCCGGGACCGCCCGGTTTCCACGAAGCTCAGGTGCCTGGCCGAGACCCCCGCCTCGATCGACAGGTCGAGCTGACTCATCCGGCGACTGCGGCGCCAGTCGCGCAGCAGTTCCCCGACCGGTTGCCCCGGTCCGGTCATGGTCCTCACGCCACCGACCCTAGTGACCGTGCCGGCGCACCCACCATTACCTGCGAGGTAATCGACAGCCCGTCACGGTGCCGGGAAAGATCTCCTCCACAGGCCGCCAACCTGCACCCGTAACGGACGGAGAACCATGACCGCGTACGCCCTTGCCCACCTGCGCAGAGCGCCCCTCCACGCCGAGGTGCTGGAGTACCTGGAGCGCATCCAGTCCACGCTCGGCCCCTTCGGCGGGCGGTTCATCGTTCACGGCGGACCCGTCGACGTGCTGGAGGGCGATTGGCCGGGCGACGTGGTGATGATCGAGTTTCCCGACCTGACCAAGGCCCGTTCCTGGTACGGCTCCAGCAGCTACCAGGAGATCAAGCCCTTGCGGACCAGGCACCTCACCGGCGAGGTGATCCTTGTCCAGGGTGTCGAGCCCGGCCACAGCTCATCGCGGTTGGCTGCCGAACTCCGTGCGGCCAATGGTCTGTAGCGTCGGGAAGGGCCTCTGATGTCGCCGGCCGCCCCGCCGGGTGTTCCCGACGAGGCGGCCGGGGTCCCGAATTACCGGCGCAGCGCCTCGGTCACCACCTTCGCCGCCTCCGCGATCAGCGCGTCGTCGTACTCGGCGTCCTGCTTGTCCCGGCTGGACAGGATGGCCAGCACGAGAGGCTGACCGTCGGGCGGCCAGACCACGGCAATGTCGTTGCGGGTGCCGTACCCGCCGGAACCGGTCTTGTCGCCGACGGTCCAGTTCGCCGGTACGCCGGCCCGGATCGCCTTGTCGCCGGTGGTGTTGCCGCGCAGCCATCCGGTCAGCACCGTCCGGTCCTCGGCGTCGAGCGCCGAACCGAGGGCGTACGCGCGCAGGTCGGTGCCGAGGGCCCGTGGAGTGCTGGTGTCCCGCCGGTCGCCCGGTGTCGCCTCGTTCAGCGTGGTCTCGGTCCGCTCGGGGTCGGTGACCTGGTCGCCGAGGCCGCGTAGCGCCTGCTCGAGACCGTCGGGACCGCCGAGGTGCCGCAGCAGCAGGTTCCCGGCGGTGTTGTCGCTGTACCGCACCGCGGCGTCGGCAATCGCCCGCAGCGTCATGCCGGTACTGACGTGCTTCTCCGTCACCGGCGAGTAGGTCACCAGGTCCGCGCTGGTGTAGCGGACCACCTGGTCGAGTTCGGGCGTCGAGGTCGACGCCAGCACCGCGCCCGCCGCCAGTGCCTTGAAGGTCGAGGCGTACGCGAACCGCTCGTCCGCGCGGTGCTCGACCGTACGACCGGACCCGGTGTCGAGGGCGTATACGCCGAGCCGGGCGCCGAACCTCGACTCCAGCCGTTCGAACTCGGGGCCGAGCCCGGCAACCGGCGTCGGGATTATCGCTGCGGACGCGGCGGCGGTGTTGGTGGTGGTCGTTCCGGTCGGCGTTCCGCTCGCCGAGCAGGCGGAGAGCGGGAACAGCGCGAGCGCGGCCGAGACCACGATCGCGACCCGTCTGGTCGGGGGGACCAGGAGGCGGATCAGCATCGTCGACCCTTCCTTTCGTTCGGTGTGGGTTCGGGTGCCCGGCCAGGACGACATGAAGCCTCGCATTGCAGGATGGATGCTGTCCAAGACAGAAGTGTGCGGATCAATGCTGATCCGGCATAGACTGCCCCGCCATGGATCTCGTACGGGCCTGTGAGGCATTTGTGGCCGTCAGCGGGCACGGCAGTTTCACCGTCGGCGCCGCCGCGGCCCGGATCCCGCAGTCGGTCGCCAGTCGTCGCATCGCCGCCCTGGAACAGCACTTCGGGGCCCGGCTGTTCGAGCGGTCGTCGCGCAGCGTCCTGCTCACCCCGTTCGGCCGGGACATGCTGCCGTCGGCGAGGCGGCTGGTCGAACTCGCCGAGACGTTGGCGCACGACGCCGAGCGGGCGAAGCTCCGGCCGTTCCGGCTGGCCGTACCCGTGGTCTGCGCGGCCCGGCCGCTGGCCCT of the Micromonospora sp. NBC_01796 genome contains:
- a CDS encoding helix-turn-helix domain-containing protein, with the protein product MTGPGQPVGELLRDWRRSRRMSQLDLSIEAGVSARHLSFVETGRSRPSPELILRLAEQLDVPLAERNTMLLAGGHAPAYPSHELGDPELAPVRAAVRQILDGHSPYPAALVDRHWHLVEANPAVALFTAGAEPRLLAPPINVLRLSLHPDGMAPRILNLSEWRAHLLDRLHRQAVTTNDPALYALHEELRGYPGGDGHAAPIGDAVSSVVIPLQYRHHDRVLSFLSTTTLFGTPLDVTVSGLAIEAFFPADPATTEAIHALGRA
- a CDS encoding DUF1330 domain-containing protein, with amino-acid sequence MTAYALAHLRRAPLHAEVLEYLERIQSTLGPFGGRFIVHGGPVDVLEGDWPGDVVMIEFPDLTKARSWYGSSSYQEIKPLRTRHLTGEVILVQGVEPGHSSSRLAAELRAANGL
- the bla gene encoding class A beta-lactamase, producing MLIRLLVPPTRRVAIVVSAALALFPLSACSASGTPTGTTTTNTAAASAAIIPTPVAGLGPEFERLESRFGARLGVYALDTGSGRTVEHRADERFAYASTFKALAAGAVLASTSTPELDQVVRYTSADLVTYSPVTEKHVSTGMTLRAIADAAVRYSDNTAGNLLLRHLGGPDGLEQALRGLGDQVTDPERTETTLNEATPGDRRDTSTPRALGTDLRAYALGSALDAEDRTVLTGWLRGNTTGDKAIRAGVPANWTVGDKTGSGGYGTRNDIAVVWPPDGQPLVLAILSSRDKQDAEYDDALIAEAAKVVTEALRR